The Oryzias latipes chromosome 8, ASM223467v1 genomic interval TCCAACAACAGAGTGACTCTAAATGGACAGAACATGCAGCCTGAAGACTCTGCTGTGTATTTCTGTGCCAGAGTCACAGTAACACAAACCATCAGCAGACCTGAACAAAAACCTCTCAGAGCCTGAAAACTCAACATGAATCCACCAGAGGAGGCGCTCTAACACTACTGGATATTTGTTCAGTAAAGGAGAAGATAGTcacaacttttatttgtttttgaaggatgaaataaatgaaatgtagtCTGACAATTGtcgaaatttaaagaaaatgctttATGTAATCTTTAATTTAACATTTGAGTGGACATATAAATTGATTTTTGGTAAATAATGACTATCATTAGAATTGCAAAGGCAAATGCATGAGACTTGGTTTGTGGAACTAtaacttaaaaacaaagttacgctaatttgacaaaaaatcaATACACATAGACTTAACAAAACTGGACTCTAAAAACCTGAAATTAGGGGAAACATGACTAGTAAACTTTTATTCCAAATAttttgttacattaaaaaaaaccaagacagggctaatattttctttttttgagaaTATGTGAAGAAATTGGTTTTTATCATTATCATTGTTCAAATGTAgttgtttaaatatattttaaatgttaacctagattgacctttttaccttttaaaaatacagttctgtgtttgtttatctGCTTCTCTTCCCCAGGATGACAcacgacacactgtccttagctgatgaggaatactgtttgaactGAGAATCTTCCCAAATGGTTCATTACATGACTCCCCTTCTCTCTGTTTGGAAATTGTAACCTCCTACTTGAATTCTCACTAAAAGGAGCACTGGGagaagcagacctttgagaagagaagttACTTGTGCATAAGTAActttgattcttgttgtggtttgtggtttcttattgtgtttttcttcaatgtctagatgcatttatctgacagaaTAGAAACAAGATTTTTCTgtctgtacaaaaaaaaaaaattgttttccatTAATAGCATGttaacaataaaatgtaacaaaacagtTTCCTGTGGATTAATTCTTTTATAGCTTCCAGTTATGATCTAACTATACTTGTGGTAAATGTGTCCTGGCCTTTTGTTATAAGTCAGAATCAAAGATTTACAGCTTCTCATTAAAGAGTCATTTCCTCCCTGTCTGTGCCTTTGGGACACCAGCTGAGGCCAAACCACTGAAAGAAAGACTCAACTTTGCAGATGCATAAGATCTTTGTTTCACTGCTCAGTTTGCATGTCAGCAGATGCTCGTGTCTGTTCACATGTTCTGCATATGTTCATCAATTGAAACAAGGTTTTAACATCgtgtattaaaaagaaaagagtaatTGTTGCAGATTTGTAGATTTGACTGATGTTTGAGTTCCACCTCAAAATATCTATAATAGAAATGTTTTACAGGTTACAACTGACAACTGGTTACACACCAAGAACAGGTTGATGATGCTGCAATGCTCTACTTATCGTTGCCAATGCTTCACTAATGTTGTTACTGAAGCGATAGACTGAAACAAATTAATATTATCATTGagatgttgttgtttctcttttggcttttcccatcaggggtcgccacagcgagcAAGTTGCATGGTAAGTTTGGCAATGTTTtaacgctggatgcccttcctgatgcaaccttctcaaagcaaccaggcttgggaccagcatagaagtagagaagggaagagggagcagcccggattcgaaccctggtttcacggacggaaggcgccgcaaaccagcacgagctaaaccggctctaATATTATCATTGAGAACATGTGACAAATAATTGAAAGCAAACTCAAGCACAAACAACATTGGAAGACTTAACAATAACTCtatatagatttaaaaataggttaaaattaaaaaagaaataaaaatgtgtgtgaacaatgtcaaaaatatatttttgcttcAGTTGTCATTGGAACTGTAGAAAAGTTATTCTTGCTGCTTGATTCTAAATCAAaagttatttatatatatatattatatatgggTTATTTCTGTCCAGTCCAGGCTCCTCCCACAATCCACAAACCTAATGCATAGGTTGATTAAGGACTCTAAAATGTCTCTTaggtttgatttaatttatcaatttattgtgtgaaagtgtgtgaggttttgtttctgtgttgcCCTGCGATGGACTAACAGCTGTCCAGATctggggtgtcaaactcattttggtttggGGGCCACATTccacccgtctgatctcaagtgggccggaccagtaccataaaagcaaaaataacccATGGTCAGCTTGTTATAccactgtcattcaagtgtgcaaaacacaataaaatgtcaaagaatcttttcctggttggcTGCTTAagttttgtggcaacacctgccttcttcctgacctttaatggggcaccatcagtgaccagactggcATCACGTGACCACTTCACACCAACATTGTCCACtgcagtaactagagagctgactgtcatcagctgttgttgtgtccataaACTCAGCAAACTCTGCTGTGACAGTCACttcaacacctctaataaatatgcacagttgTATATACCTGTGATGTCAGTGCTTTCATCATTAGCgaccaaaaaagcaaaaaaatgactggattccttcatttggccgCCCAAAtcagagatgttgtatctgGCATTGTAATACTTGATAGACTTATGTTGGCAAAGGTCGACGTTTTTTTGGAGCACAAGACTTCTGcatgtattttttcataaacgTACCATCTGAAAATGGATTGGATGTTTGCACCAACCTATTTgcaataagacaaaaaaagacgtgttgatgacataccaagcatgcagttTTTACATTCAGCTCcatgatcaaataaaaatgtcaatttttcccAGAAAGCTTGGCACTCCacttcaaaatttttttttgtgacaacaTTTCGGTCATTAGgctgtcactactgatcattcttatagcaatgTAACAGCGGTGAGGCTAGCAGGGGAATCAAACTGAATCTTACCCAAAGACAGAGCTGTTTGGTTTCGCAATTGGCAcgtgcagagatatgctgtttcacatgttttcctttttctttggtccccctagtggcggagtTGTGCATTTCGGATATTTCTTTATGGACTTGCtttgaatttgcttttttttaaaaaaaaaaaaaaaacatcctaagAATCTGCTCTTCCTGAGTTGGCCGGATTAAACCATCTTGGTGACCGAATACGGCctgcgggccgtatgtttgacacccctggtccaGATTGTACCCCACCTTCAGAGGTTGGctaagctccagcaaccccgtgaccccgtatTGGAACAAGCAGATGTAGAAAAATGATGGATGGACAAaaaagtcctttaaaaaaataatgatttctaaataaCAGCatctgggaaaaaaatgtttacatataaaaaacacaatatccATAACTGTTTCTTAAAATCTTAGTATGAAATGACAATcttgttttatattaaaataaaatttattttatgaggtcattaaaaaataaaacctattgGTTGATTTTACTGTATTTAATTCATTGAAATGTGAATGTTTCAGATCTCTATAACTGTGGGTTGATAACCTTCTgaactgttgtttttaacagataaacaggtttttactttgattttcatCGTAAAGCTTTTGtagcccaaaagaaaaaaaactgacaaaatcaTGAAAAGTTGTTAAAATCTGATGCTGCACAAAATGccaaacttttaaaacattttgtaaaatttaAACCCTATTTATGTGACATTTTATTCTTCTGGTAAATGTGTATCATTTGTTACACTTTAAAATTTTTATAAGGAGTTAAATAATGAGGATATCTTACATATTTTCACATGCAAGAACCTGTTGGGACCAGTGTTTACTTTCAGAGAGCTGtgtagtttttccttttaagtAACTAGATGCTTGAATTTACATAAAAGGTCTTCCttttagattattttctttatgcaaaGTAAACTTGTAGAGCTTTTTTATATAAGCTTCAAATGTTTCCATTAGCAGCAGAGGAAGAGTTACTCCCATCAGATAttgttcatcttcatcatcatgtTCTCTGtagctcctctgctgctgcttctggctGCTGGATCCTGTGAGTTTGACTGAGACAAAGACACTGTTCACTGTTGTTACACCATTAACCATTAAACTGTTTGTTGTCTTCAGGTGTAAAGTGTGAGCAGCTGACACAGCCAGCCTCTGAGAGTCTGCAGCCAGGTGAGAGGCTGACCATCACCTGTCAGGTCTCTTATTCTGTGAGCAGCTACTACACAGCTTGGATCAGACAGCCTGCAGGGAAAGGACTGGAGTGGATTGGTAGCGAATGTGTTGGATGCACTAAATACTACAAAGATTCACTGAAGAACAAGTTCAGTATGACCTTGGACTCTTCCAACAAGAGAGTGACTCTAAATGGACAGAACATGCAGCCTGAAGACTCTGCTGTGTATTTCTGTGCCAGAGATCCACAGTAACACAAACCATCAGCAGACCTGAACAAAAACCCCTCAGAGACTGAAAGCTTGTAACATGAATCCACCAGAGGAGGCGCTCTAACACTACCAAAGGTTTTTTGCTTTACTTCCAATACTAAAAAATTCTAGTCTTGGAAATACTGAATCCACAAATGAGtattttctataaaataaagtcaaatctGTCCAGatcatataaaataaattcaaacttATTCATGAGGCACTTTTCATTAATACAAGAAATATTatacagaataaaaacatctaaaaaaaatggtATGAGGATCTGTCCACACcaggggaccccccccccccccccttccattcaAAGCAGCCAGATTCCACTGCAACAACACTGTTCACTGAAAAGGCTGAGTCACTGGTGTGGAGTGAATCAGGtttggagtattttttttttacttttgttgttgttgtttttttttccttcagattttactgaaataaataaaagcaaagtacACATGGAATCACAATAAGTGAATAACAAATGATCTAAAAAAATATCATAGAGAAGATTCCACAAAATTCCAAATAGGAATATATTTAATTACTTTAATTGTCAGgacactttttttattaaaaatgtcctAAATTTCTACAAttgtttattacatttattaaagtAACATTCTTTTGCTGTGGCCCAATTTCCTAATTTAAtttcaatgttaaaacaatACCACATGCTTTTGTCATTTCATCTagtacaaattaaaataaaatgtaaacaaagtgaGAATAAGAGTACATTGTATGTCTAGTACTATTTCTATTTGGTTTATACTTTAATTTtcctaaaacatttaaagattattttaaatatacaaaAGCTTCATTATTTATACTGTGATAAATTCTGTTGGATTATTTGAAAAGaatgttaaatattaaaatgattgTCTATTGTCTTTTACTCAGCTCAGTATTTACTGTATCATGttgaaacagaataaaaacagtaaaatatattatgaaaataaattctATGTTTATGAATAATATCTAttgaaacaacaaagaaatagtaataaaatatgatgaaaaaagtGTGACAGGAATTCAACAAAGGACGTCACAGCAGAATCATGAAAATTTAAGTAtagagctcaaacaatgttcaaatatccaaatattcaagaaaagctATAAGGAAATTCTGATTTAATGATGTAAAGATAAGGGAAGTTAAgaatcaacaggtgtttgaaaaattccaaatacatgtgaaCTGGCTGACGAGactgtggcagacccagatgctgaaacccggaaggaatACTTGGCAGGCGAGGCAGACGAGTAGTAAAGGATTTAATGGAGGAATGACAGGGTTCCAAGAGAGGATGTTTTGTGgatggttggagggtcttggcggcgaacaccgtgtttccagaaggatgtCCAGAGGGGCGACGAGGAGGGACCAGAGCGAAGGTGAGTCGGAGTCCAGAACGTGACAGGCGTGATCGTGATCCTAGGCAGGCAGAGACGAGACAAGGTTAGGCGAGGCAGATAATGCATGGACTAGAATAGCGAGCAAGGCCAGAGAGTGCAccgtggagtacaacgaactagcgtcgagtaagggtcctggggcctcatttataaacgttgcgtacgcacaaaagaaggcgtacgccactctctacgcaatagttgagatttataaaaagcaaacttgacgggaaaatgtgcggtccttcacgcaagctctgacccaggcgtacgcacaaaaacgggtgaaatgagaaacggcgacaccgtcggcagatggaagaaacacgtgaaagtgacagtgtgtgccaaatcgtgctggcatgtgctgtgctacacaatgtggcacagcttaaaaacgtgcctctaccccctggcgctgattgctgtgttggccctgaccctgaaccccatccccacgcatttgagccatttgctgctgctgtgcgccagcgtttggaagtgatgcgtcgcttataaagaaaaagaggtgtggaaaatattatttatttaagaattccctcatcgtgcagtttatttcagtcagtgcggtcttgatttcgcccaactccttggccacctctctgattgaactactgacttccctctgcatttcaaggactgcatcggtgaggacgcgcccactgctggagggttgagagccgcgtgccgtggagacgctggggccagacggctgctcagctgcagcatcgtaaccactggccccgctggaacacccagcaactaaaataaaattgttctatattaataatctgtaattgtgtagcctgcatacatgtgacttgactgcattcattttaattatttctcttacctgtgtcaccctgaccctggcgcgtcggcgtcccctccgtctcagtcaggtgactgaggcggaggaggacgccgataagggggacttaatagggattccccaataatagcggtcagtttctcatcaagaggggtcagctccggtccccaccccaccccccccacgtggcggacacactctgccgatgcagcgctagacgtttttttgcctcgactttgatgtccgatcatatctttcatttcttttttatttcggccacggtccgaggttgtgaggctacagcatttacggcgtctgccaccgtttgccgctcacgtgcctttttggcatcagtaatgcccacactgttccctccaaacaacgttttctcctcttttccacctcgccaacgataacttctacttcacattgagtgaagttacgtttttttgattccctctctgtgtttgccatgatttagcaagccatgaatattaatttgtgggcgtttcacggactatttatgggcaactatgggcgtgtcatgtagccgcaaaaagctgcgctgcatttagaatcggttgtgatttataaagggaaagatgcgtaggatgtgcgtgcgcacggtttaataaatccgaatatttctgtgcgtacgcacgtcctatgtttcatccgtacgccacttctgacgcaaatcctacgcaaagttttataaatgaggcccctggttcTCCTTAAGAGTCCCCcggctgatgaagatgatgaagcgCAGCTGGAGTCCTCAGGTGAACCTGATGAGGAGGCGGGGCCAGCAGGGGGTACCATGAcattgattgtggtgaaatattCGAAgtgatatggtgcctctgtcagactcctccccccttcctctccgcttggttcctgattcagcccagctgcgaccacttacctcatcgcCTCttctgccttcttaaggagctccaggatcatcattcctcgccagtccgttgcccctgatggaacCCATTGCCACAAGTGGTCGCCTGAAGCTGTCTCAGCCGAGAACCTTTTTTCCTGCCTTCACTCCTCGGTTACACCTCGAGCCTCTGCCATTTCCTCTCTCCCTCCGGACCTCCGCCGACGACAACTCACTCTGTAAGTCTGCGAAGGGATGcaccagtgacgccaccgaAGACTACGTTCCGCATTGTGGAAGCCACATATCCTGCTCTCCCTCCATTGCAGACCTCCCTATTAAATCCTCCTGCCTGCCACTCTCGTCCTCGTCTGTGTTTCTTCCGGTGTTCAGCGTCTGGgtcgaaaagtgttctgtagccatgacacaAAGCTCTTTTATTTACAACCAATGAGTTTTATATTGTGTCATTTGTAATACTGACTACTAAGATGTTTAAAGtgcaatcaataagctattgattttctttaattgaTCTCAAATGTGttgcaataattactggtttaatgtgatgcgttctaatgataatcaatgataccgttactgaaatcatgaatgttttctgaagataatcaatcattgcTAGGCTCTGGATTTTGTAACTTGAACAGAATTTATCTAATCAAAACtggattacaaaaactaaaaactacaAAAGGAATGAACtaaggggtgggattatataattCCTCTAACTCCTTTTTAAGCGATAAATTAAACTCTACTCGACTTTAGTTATTGAtcactgttttttaatttagtaaatgtgatttaagtgtccttttttgtttgttttattttctgtttttttaatctgtgcatTTCATAATTTCTGTATTGACTTTGATATGTATAAattgtttattgctttgacttcaatatttgaaataaatcaataaattaaatcaaatcaaacaatatATTCTTAACTAAACTTaagtttatgaataaaaaagttaaatcattttattaGACATGAcagtattttattcaaatgtgaaTTCTGATGGAGCTGAATGTCTTCTGTGAGGTGGAGTCAATGCAAACATGGACGTCTTCCTCCTCTATTTATCTGACAGCAGAGATGACAGCAGAGACACTGAACTCAGTTGAACATGATGGACTGTAGGACAGGACTGCTGCTTTTAACTCTCTGTTATGCAGGTGAACATCATCATGCAGATATTGTAGATTTatgatgttttccttttttaaatccagatttCTGATTTTCCTTCCCAGTTGTTGATGGACAGACTCTGACTGAGTCTGAATCTGTGGTTAAAAGACCTGGAGAATCCCACAGACTGACCTGTTCAGCCTCTGGATTCACTTTCAGCAGCTATTACATGGCCTGGGTGAGACAGGCTCCTGGAAAAGGACTGGAATGGATTGCTTGGATCAACactggcagcagcagcatgtaCTACTCAGAGTCAGTGAAAAACCGCTTCACCATCTCCAGAGACAACAGCAGACAGCAGCTGTATCTGCAGATGAACAGTCTGAGAGCTGAGGATTCTGCTGTTTATTACTGCGCCAGAAGAGACACAGTGACTCAAGAGACAGAAACTCTGTacaaaaacaccacatgaaGAATATACctcttatcatttttttaatattatccTACAGAACAGAGAATGCAAAGAAGGGAAAATTGATATTTTGCTAAGTCCCTTTGAATGgaacaaaataacagctttaggaaaaattagacattttttggtcaaatttttacgtttttgttgGTATTTTAGTTTGCAGATTTTTACGATTGCTTATACTTTGGCACTTATACTTTGAAGCTATTAAAGGGAGTCGCTGTCCGATGTTCAGTTTGGAAGGAGTTATTGTTTTTCCActttagttaatttttttctccagcCCTTTTTTGGAGCCAACTTTCACATTATCATTTACTCTAACTTACTCTAgctgttttttaatcatattgtgttatattttactatttttacgtttttaatgtgattttatacatgaaatattttatcttaGCAGCACCACAgtaatttttttagaaattctttATAATGACTGTTTGAATTTAACTGAATAAacgaaatgtttttattttcactcaGTTTTTCAAATCTAAAACCTTTTATGTGTTTggacattaaaaatgtgtttggacATTAAAAATCtctctatatatctatatataacTATAAgactataaaaaaaactataaaactataaaaaattaATCGACTGCAGTTTTAGTAAACTGTTGAACCATAAAGTAGTGATTCTAAACATATTTGATGCCTCTCGGACACAGGCTGGGGTTTGATCAGCCTCAGTTCACTGTAGGGTTTCTGTTTAGTGACCAACAGCATCCTGTGTGTTCAGGAAACCACAATGATGATGTGTTCAAGGTCAAACAATGACAGATTAACATGTTTCACCCGAAACATTAACTGTTTAATGATCTGCATGTTCAAAACATTCGTTTTTTATAATTACAATACAACTGTAGCTAGACTGgttattgaaaatattttatttttcttttttaaaattcattgaaACAAAAGTGGCTATTCACATTATTTACATACAATTTTCatttaacaaatgaaaattgcaaatgcaaatgtgttttttattataagGAAGTGAAGTGTGAGTGTTTGAGTCAGAAAGACCTCAGTGAGTTCATCTTCAGCATCAACCATGttctctgcagctctgatgctgctgctgacagcTGGATCCTGTGAGGAGATTTCAGTGGATTCACAGCAATAATCAgatcagaaacatttcagattcAGATGAATGATGGAGATGatgttggtttgtgtttccaCAGGTGTGGACAGTATTGATCTCATCCAGCCAGACTCAAAGGTTGTTCAGCCTGGACAGTCTTTGAACATCAGCTGTCAGGTTTCTGGATATTCACTGACTGATGGCAGCTATGCAACAGGCTGGATCAGACAGCGAGAAGGAAAACCAATGTATTGGATTTTTTATCAATGGGGTGGTGGGAGCTTCTATCAATATGATGCTCTGAAAAACAAGTTCAGCCACAGCAGAGACACTTCTGCAGGAACAGTGACAATAACAGGACAGAATCTGCAGCCTGAAGACACAGCTGTGTATTACTGTGTGAGACGCCCCACAGtgatacaaacaaacacaaacctggacaaaaactcagcagctataaaaaccaaacaagttGTGTTTGTGAACAATAATTTAATAGATATTtgttattgctttaaaaaaatacagatagaattaataaatgttttatgttcaataaaagcaaagatgttttgtacaaaaagaaaaataaatccagaatgaaaaagtaaacaatacATACAAgtaattttaatctttttaacacgataaattttgttttgtacagTACATCATCATTGgctattaaaagtttttttcaccaTCAGTTTCATTTCCTGTTATAAGTTTTTGCATTGAAGCTTTTAAACGGAGGAAAACCTAAGAAGATTTACAAGTAGTTAGTTTTTACCATGAATATTAataaagacagacagaaaacaagagTAGGTTAAATGCTAATAACTAATACATAGAAACAAGTTTTTCAAAGAACAAATTGATCTTGACACATTCTTGAATCCCAAAAGGTGACACACAggtaaacattattttgtacCGGCAGAAATATTTTCTTACCAACAGCTAAGGGTTTGGTCTACAGGACAGCACAGAAACACTCATCCTGCCGACACAGGAGCAAAGCCTGAGCACCAGAGGAATAGAGAtccagatctaccacaccagataAGACCCAAAGTGTAGGCTGTGTAAAGAGAAAACTAAACCAATCCAACACaaaactgcagggtgtaagatgctggcagagAAAGCATATGGAGCTTCCCAACAAAGTGACTGGAATAGTATATagaaacatgtgtgcagaatatgaactggaaaccccaagatcaaaGTGGGAAACACCTCCTAAAGTGGTggagaatgagagagcaaagatccttCCAGTCACAGACTGcatggtaatggtgaaccagCAGACATTTTAgcggtggataaagaacagaggaaagccgttgtggatGATGTGGTAATAacaaatcaattcaattcaattatttttttatagtccAATAtgacaacacagttgtctcaacatGCTTCaggtataaaataaaacagctgattACTTAAGCAATCTAAACAGAcaaagctaaactgggcatcgcTGCCCTAAAaccctccttcttggtaagaaatgactcctaaaaaaacagattttaaaaaaagaaataacctcAGGGATGTCGACAAGGAGGGCTCCTCTTCCAGGATGGACAGGTGAAGTTACCAAGAGATGGTaaaatcaggaagaaggaacatgagaaactgcagaaaaaaagggcCTCAGGGAAGAACTGGTGTCAAATGTTGTCTTTCTTCTATTAAAagcaacaattgttttttttttaaaaaagttatttttacatgtctttaaatttcataaaataattaatttggcTTCCTGCAGCCAACTAATAAACAGTGTTGTGGGTAATGAATCACAAAGCAATGAATCACTGTAATAGTATTACTTTTGTCGGTAACGAATTACAGTTcagattaaataaacaaaacaaaggaatttGTGTAATATATGGAATATTGAATGTTTTGAGTACAgtaaaatatcttttaaaatgacaaatgtgtaaaaaattaaataaaataatgtttatatatgatttataaaaacataTTGTGGGTGTTAACAATACCAGACAAATTCCTAGAATAACTTTTTatcatgaagtttttttttgagaaagttGTGATCTGAAATAAGAGAAATCATTTGAGCTCATCAGAATATTTTAAGGAGGAGTTTATGCAAACGGACATTTTCAGT includes:
- the LOC105354605 gene encoding Ig heavy chain V region XIG14 is translated as MFSVAPLLLLLAAGSCVKCEQLTQPASESLQPGERLTITCQVSYSVSSYYTAWIRQPAGKGLEWIGSECVGCTKYYKDSLKNKFSMTLDSSNKRVTLNGQNMQPEDSAVYFCARDPQ